The Actinomyces viscosus genome segment CCGCGGGGCTGGCGGTTGCGCAGGTCGCCGGCGTGCCGATCGGCTCCTACCTGTCGGTCAGGGGATGGCAGCTGCCGTTCTTCGTCGTCGCGGCGGTCAGCGTCGTCCTGTGGGGACTCCTCTGCGTCGCCTTCCCCCACGTGAGGCCGGCGGGGGACCCGCCCGACGTCGTCGGCTCCTACCGGAGGGTCTTCGGCTCGCGGGTACTGTCCTGGTCGCTGCTGGCCTATCTCGTCTTCCAGACGGGCAACTACGTCTCGTTCTCCTTCATCGGCTCCTGGCTGGCCAAGGACTTCGGCGCCTCGCAGACCAGTATCGGAAAGGCCATGATGATGATCGGACTGGGAACGGCACTGGGATCGCTGCTCGGCCCACGGCTCGTCGCGAGGATCGGTGAGCGACGCTCGCTGTGGACGGGCGTCCTCGCCCAGGGCGCCTTCTACCTCCTGGCGGCCGCGATGCCCGTCATCGTGCCCACCATGTGGGGCGCCGTTGTCGCCTTCGCCGCCGCCCTGGTCGTGGCCGGCTTCCTCCTGCCCGTCCTCATGGGCCAGCTTCAGGCGCACGCCGGCCAGGCGCGTGGAACCGTCTCCTCGCTGTCCAACACCGCGATGTACCTGGGCGCGACCATCGCCGGAGCGATCGGCGGCGGGCTTCTCTCCCGAGTCCCCGGCTTCTGGGGTCCCAGTGTCGTCTCCGCCGCCGCGTTCCTCCTGGCCATCGCCGTTTACAGGATCGCCGGCGCCCTGGCGCCCGAATGACGTGAGCGCCTATCGTCGTCGGCAAGGACGGCAGCGAGCCCGCCCCCGCGTGCCGAGGCACTCCCGAGCGGGCTGTGGGTCGACCTACCGGCGAGAAAGACAAGACGATCAGAGACGATCAGGGGAGAAGCATGTCCCAGCTGACGGTAGCCGTACTCGGCACAGGAATCATGGGCTCGGCGATGGCCCGCAACATCGCGGGCGCCGGCCACGCCGTGCGCGCCTGGAACCGCACGATCTCACGTGCCCAGCCTCTGGCTGACGACGGCATCGAGGTCGCCCCCACCGCCGCCGCGGCGGTCGAGGGCGCCGACGTCGTCATCACCATGCTCTTCGACGGCGCCGCCGTGGCCGAGATCATGCGTGAGACCGCCCCCGCCATGCGGCCCGGCGCCGCCTGGCTGCAGATGACCACGGTCGGTCCCGACGACATCACCGCCCTGGCCGCCATCGCCGAGTCCGCCGGAGTCCTCTTCTACGACTCACCCGTCTCCGGCACCCGCCAGCCCGCAGAGTCCGGCACCCTCGTCATCATGACTGCCGGCCCCACCTCGGGACGCGACCTCGTCACCCCGGTCCTGGACGCTGTCGGGTCGCGCACCGTGTGGACCGGCGACGACGGCGCCGCCGCCACCTCCACCCGACTCAAGCTGGTCGTCAACTCCTGGGTCATCGCCGTGTCCAACGCCGCCGGCGAGATCGTCACCCTGGCCCAGGCGATCGGCGTGCCCCCGGCCCAGTTCTTCGAGGTGCTCGACGGCGGTGGGCTGGACCTGCCCTTCCTGCGCATCAAGGCCGACCTCGTCGAGCGCAACGCCCTGAGCCCGGCCAACTTCGCCGTCGACACCTCCGGCAAGGACGCCCACCTCATTCTTGACCTCGCCCGCGGTGCGGGCCTGTGCCTCGACGGCATGGAGGCCTTCTCCGCCCGGCTCGACCGCGTCGCCGCCGCCGGCCACGCCCACGAGGACATGGCCGCCTCCTACCTGGCCGGGCTCAAGGACGGTGAGTCGGCGTAGTCCCGCTTCCGGCCCGCCCCGGGGCCGGCGTACAGCCCCCATCAACGTCAACAGAAACGTCATGGAAGACACGGAGCCGTGTCTTCCATGACGTTCTTGTTGTTCTTGAGCGCTGGTGGGTCCGGGAACAAAGATCCGGTAGTGCGAGCGCCACGTGAGTGAGGGCTGGGCCTGATCTGACCTGCACGGAACGGACCTCTTCCGGTCGATTTCGATAGTGGTGCTACTCTCCCCCCGGAATCATCCCGACATCGAGAGATCTCACCATGTCCACAACCTCCACAACCTCCACAACCTCCACAACCTCCACAACCGGCTCCGCCCCGGCCGAACCGTCCAGCACCGGTTCCAGCCCGGTCAAGGAGCTGACGATCCGCGGCATCATCATTGGCGGTGTCATCACGCTGGTCTTCACCGCCGCGAACGTCTACCTCGGCCTCAAGGTGGGGCTCACCTTCGCCACCTCCATCCCGGCCGCGGTCATCTCCATGGCGATCCTGCGCCGCTTCTCTGATCACACGATCCAGGAGAACAACATCGTCCAGACGATCGCCTCGGCGGCCGGGACACTGTCCGCCATCATCTTCGTCCTGCCCGGACTCATCATCGTGGGGTGGTGGACCGGCTTCCCCTACCTGCAGACGGTCCTGGTCATCATCCTGGGCGGCATCCTCGGCGTCACCTACTCGATCCCGCTGCGGCGCGCGCTCGTGACCAACTCCGACCTGCCCTATCCCGAGGGCGTGGCCGGCGCCGAGGTGCTTCGCGTGGGCGACACCAGCGAGGGGGCCGAGGAGTCCAGACGCGGACTGGGCATCATCGTGCGCGGCTCCGTCGCCTCGGCGGCCCTCTACTTCCTCAACGCCCTCAGGGCCATCAGCGTCGAGATCTCCGGGGTCTTCCGGGTCGGCTCCGGCGCCACCATGATGGGCACCTCCCTGTCCCTGGCCCTGGCCGGCGTGGGCCACCTGGTCGGCATCGGCGTCGGCATCGCCATGATCGTCGGCCTGCTCATCTCCTACGGCGTGCTGCTGCCGGTGCGCACCTGGGGCGGCGCCGCCTCCGCCACCGACCTGGCGGACTTCGTGAGCACCACCTTCGCCAGCGAGGTGCGCATCGTGGGCGCCGGCGCCATCGCCATCGCCGCCATCTGGACCTTCCTGAAGATCCTCGGCCCCATCGCCTCCGGCATCCGCGAGTCCCTGGCCTCCAGCGCCAAGCGCGACGCCGGCCAGGAGATCCCCCTGACCGAGCGCGACCTGTCGATGAAGACCGTCATCGGCGTCACCGTGGGCTCCATGCTGCCCATCGGCGTGCTCCTGTGGCTGTTCCTGCACGGAACCTCCATGGCCCACCACACGGCGGGGCTCATCATCGCCTCCATCCTGTTCATCCTGCTGACCGGCCTGGTCGTGGCCTCGGTGTGCGGCTACATGGCCGGCCTCATCGGCTCCTCCAACTCGCCGATCTCCGGGGTAGGCATCCTCGTGGCCGTCTCCGCGGCGGCGCTCGTGCGCACCATCGCCACCTCCTCCTCGCCCGACGACGTGCGCACCCTGGTGGCCTACACCCTGTTCGTCACCGCGGTCGTCTTCGGCGTGGCCACCATCTCCAACGACAACCTCCAGGACCTCAAGACCGGTCAGCTCGTCGACTCCACCCCCTGGAAGCAGCAGGTGGCCCTCGTCATCGGTGTCGTCTTCGGCGCCATCGTCATCCCGCCGGTGCTCAGCCTCATGCAGGGGGCCTTCGGCTTCGCCGGCGCCCCCGACGCCGGCCCCAACGCCCTGGCCGCGCCCCAGGCCAACCTCATCAAGCACCTCGTCCAGGGCGTCCTCGGCGGCGACCTCAACTGGAGCCTGCTGGGGCTGGGCGCCCTCATCGGCGCTGTCGTCATCGCCATCGACGAGATCCTGCGCCGCAACAGCAAGTACTCCCTGCCGCCGCTCGCCGTCGGCATGGGCATGTACCTGCCCACCGGCGTCACCGTCATGATCCCCATCGGTGCCGCCCTCGGCCACTTCTACGACCGCTGGGCCCAGCGCACCGCCAACCCCGAGCGGGCCAAGCGCATGGGCACGCTCATGGCCACCGGCCTCATCGTCGGTGAGAGCCTGGCCGGCGTCATCTACGCCGGCATCGTCGTGGCCTTCGGCGGCAAGGAGGACCCGCTGGCGATCATGCCCGAGGGCTTCGCCGGCGTCGCCCCCTGGGTTGGCGTGGTGCTGTTCGTCGGCACCCTGTGGTACCTCTACCGAGGTGCCCGACAGGAGAGCACCCGCGACTGAGACCCTGTCCGGCTCCTGTCCGGATCCATCCGGATCCGCCTGATCGGCTTCTCATCGCCGTCGATCCTCCCGACCGTCCTCGCGGCCGCCGTCCCTGCACTAGGCTGGGCGGCAGCCGCGAGGACGCGTAGTACCAGGAGGACCTCATGACTTCGACAGCACAGGCAGTATCAGTGGCATGCGGGATCGACATCGGCGGCTCGGGCGTCAAGAGCGCTCTGGTCGACCTGACCACGGGAACGTTCATCGGTGAGCGCGTGCGCATCGACACGCCTGAGGAGTCCACCCCCGCGGCCGTGACCGAGGTGTGCCGTGAGCTTCTCGAGCGGCTTCAGGTCGCCGCCGACGTCCCGGTCGGCGTCGCCCTTCCCGCACCGATCGTCCACGGGATCGTCCCCTTCATCGCCAACCTCGACAAGTCGTGGACGGGCGTCAACCTCACCCAGCTCATGCGCGAGCACCTGGGCCGGCCGGTCACCGGTCTCAACGACGCCGACGCCGCCGGCATGGCCGAGGTCGCCTTCGGCGCCGCCAAGGACGTGCCCGGAACCATCATCGTCACCACGCTGGGCACCGGGATCGGCTCGGCCGTCGTCGTCGACGGGACCCTGGTCCCCAACACCGAGCTCGGGCACCTGGAGATCGACGGGTACGACGCCGAGAGCCGGGCCTCGGCCGGCCAGCGCACCGCCCAGGACCTGTCCTGGAAGAAGTGGGCCAAGCGCCTCCAGCGCTACTACTCCCACGTGGAGATGCTCTTCTCCCCGGACCTGTTCGTCGTGGGCGGGGGCGTGTCCCGCAAGCACGAGAAGTACCTGCCGCTGCTCGACCTCAAGACCCCGATCGTCCCGGCCCAGCTGCTCAACACCGCCGGCATCGTCGGGGCCGCATACCAGGCTTCCCGGGCCACCGTGGCCTGAGTCGGGGCCTGTTAGGACACCACAGTAAATGTGGTGCAGGTCATGCGAAATCTGTTTGACAGGCCGGGTTGGCGTCTGGCTATAGTACTCCTCGCTGCCGGAGCGACCCAAGGGTCCGACGGTGGTACCGGACGAAGGAATCGTCGAGTCAGCGGGTGAGAGCCCGACTGGGGCGGCGAGAGCGGAAAAGTTCAGAGATCAGGGTCACGCGATCCGAATTTGATTCCAGAACTCCTATCTGCTTATTCTAGTCCGGTCGCCTTCGAGAGGCAAGCGAAGATAATCTCTCCGCCGAAATCTTGCTGGGTGTGTTGTTTGAGAACTCGATAGTGTGTCATGTTTTTTATGCCATGGGTCCTGGGGGCTGTGCGTGGTTGTCTGGGTTGCCTGTCTTGTGTGGTGGGTGGTTTGGGTGGTTGTGTGTGGTTTCTGGGGCTTGTTTTGTTTTGGTTTGCCTGGCTCTTCTGTGTGGGGGGTTGGGTTGGGCCTGGTCTGGTTTTCTGGACTGTGTGCTGACTGTTGGTGTTCTGGTTGGCTGCCTTGTTTGGTGGTTGGCTTGGGGTGCCTTTTTTGTTGGTTTTGTTTGGAGAGTTTGATCCTGGCTCAGGACGAACGCTGGCGGCGTGCTTAACACATGCAAGTCGAACGGTGAAGGAGCCAGCTTGCTGGTTCTGGATGAGTGGCGAACGGGTGAGTAACACGTGAGTAACCTGCCCCCTTCTTCTGGATAACCGCATGAAAGTGTGGCTAATACGGGATATTCTGGGTCTGTCGCATGGTGGGCCTGGGAAAGGTTTGTTCCGGTGGGGGATGGGCTCGCGGCCTATCAGCTTGTTGGTGGGGTGATGGCCTACCAAGGCGGTGACGGGTAGCCGGCCTGAGAGGGTGGACGGTCACACTGGGACTGAGACACGGCCCAGACTCCTACGGGAGGCAGCAGTGGGGAATATTGCACAATGGGCGCAAGCCTGATGCAGCGACGCCGCGTGAGGGATGGAGGCCTTCGGGTTGTGAACCTCTTTCGCCAGTGAAGCAGGCCTGCTCCTTGTGGGTGGGTTGACGGTAGCTGGATAAGAAGCGCCGGCTAACTACGTGCCAGCAGCCGCGGTAATACGTAGGGCGCGAGCGTTGTCCGGAATTATTGGGCGTAAAGAGCTCGTAGGCGGCTGGTCGCGTCTGTCGTGAAATCCTCTGGCTTAACTGGGGGCTTGCGGTGGGTACGGGCCGGCTTGAGTGCGGTAGGGGAGACTGGAACTCCTGGTGTAGCGGTGGAATGCGCAGATATCAGGAAGAACACCGGTGGCGAAGGCGGGTCTCTGGGCCGTTACTGACGCTGAGGAGCGAAAGCGTGGGGAGCGAACAGGATTAGATACCCTGGTAGTCCACGCCGTAAACGTTGGGCACTAGGTGTGGGGGGCCTTTTCCGGGTCTTCCGCGCCGTAGCTAACGCATTAAGTGCCCCGCCTGGGGAGTACGGCCGCAAGGCTAAAACTCAAAGGAATTGACGGGGGCCCGCACAAGCGGCGGAGCATGCGGATTAATTCGATGCAACGCGAAGAACCTTACCAAGGCTTGACATGTGCCGGATGGTCCTGGAGACGGGGTTTCCTCCTTTGGGGGCTGGTTCACAGGTGGTGCATGGTTGTCGTCAGCTCGTGTCGTGAGATGTTGGGTTAAGTCCCGCAACGAGCGCAACCCTTGTCTCGTGTTGCCAGCACGTTGTGGTGGGGACTCGCGGGAGACTGCCGGGGTCAACTCGGAGGAAGGTGGGGATGACGTCAAATCATCATGCCCCTTATGTCTTGGGCTTCACGCATGCTACAATGGCCGGTACAGAGGGCTGCGATACTGTGAGGTGGAGCGAATCCCTTAAAGCCGGTCTCAGTTCGGATCGGTGTCTGCAACTCGACACCGTGAAGTTGGAGTCGCTAGTAATCGCAGATCAGCAACGCTGCGGTGAATACGTTCTCGGGCCTTGTACACACCGCCCGTCACGTCATGAAAGTCGGCAACACCCGAAGCCCGTGGCCCTATGGGGAGCGGTCGAAGGTGGGGCTGGTGATTGGGACGAAGTCGTAACAAGGTAGCCGTACCGGAAGGTGCGGCTGGATCACCTCCTTTCTAGGGATTGATTGTGCTTGCGGCGCCCCTGGTGTCCTGGTTTGTTTCACCCCTTTTGTTCTTGTGGGGGTGGCTGGGGTGCTGGGTGCCGTGGGGAAGATGATGGTGTAAGGAACACGCCTGCCTGGGCTGGTTGGTCTGGGTGGGTGCCCCTGCGTGTGCGTGCTTGGTGTGCGTGTGTGTGGGGGTGGCATGCTGTCGGGGTTCTGGGGCAGTGCGCCCTGGTTGCCTGGCCTGTAGGGTCTGCTGGTTTGTTGCTGGTGGGTCTTGTGGGTGTGGGTGGGTTGGTTGTGAACTGTATAGTGGACGCGAGCATCTTACTGTAAGTGTTTTCTGCGACAAGCGCGTGGATGCGCATGGTCTTGTGTGGGTCGTGTGTGTTTGTGTGTTGTTGTGGTTCTTGTTGTTTGTTTTTGTTGAGCGTTCGGTGGATGCCTTGGCATCAGGGGCCGATGAAGGACGTGGTGGCCTGCGATATTCCTCGGGGAGCCGGCTGGCGGGCTGTGATCCGAGGGTTTCCGAATGGGGGGACCCGGCACGAGTTATGTCGTGTCACCTGCATCTGAATTGTATAGGGTGTGGGGGGTGACGCGGGGAAGTGAAACATCTTAGTACCCGTAGGAGAAGATATTCCGTGAGTAGTGGCGAGCGAAAGCGGATGATGGTTAAACCGTGTGCGTGTGATACTCGGCAGGGGTTGCGTGTGCGGGGTTGTGGGGCTGTTCTGTCGTCTTCTGCCGGAGGCGGGGCGCGTGTGCTGGCTGGTAGCTGAAACGTCTGGGAAGGCGTGGCGTAGTGGGTGATACCCCCGTAGGTGTAACTGGTTGGTGCGTGTCTGGGATGGTGCCCGAGTAGCACGGGGCTCGTGGAATCCTGTGTGAATCTGCCAAGACCACTTGGCTGCCTGAATACCTCCTGATGACCGATAGTGGATAGTACCGTGAGGGAATGGTGAAAAGTACCCCGGGAGGGGAGTGAAATAGTACCTGAAACCGGGCGCTTGCAAGCCGTCAGAGCCTTCTGCATGCTTTGGTGTGTGGGGGTGGTGGCGTGCCTTTTGAAGAATGAGCCTGCGAGTCAGTGGCGTGTCGCGAGGTTAACCCGTGTGGGGTAGCCGTAGCGAGAGCGAGTCCGAATAGGGCGTTGTTGTAGTGGCGCGTTCTGGACCCGAAGCGGGGTGATCTACCCATGGCCAGGTTGAAGCACGTGTAAGAGCGTGTGGAGGACCGAACCCACCTAGGTTGAAAACTGGGGGGATGAGCTGTGGGTAGGGGTGAAAGGCCAATCAAACTCCGTGATAGCTGGTTCTCCCCGAAATGCATTTAGGTGCAGCGTTGCGTGTTGCCCGGCGGAGGTAGAGCTACTGGGTGGCTGATGGGCCCCACAGGGTTACTGACGTCAACCAAACTCCGAATGCCGTCAGGGTGTGAGCGTGGCAGTGAGACTGCGGGGGATAAGCTCCGTGGTCGAGAGGGAAACAGCCCAGATCGCCGGCTAAGGCCCCTAAGCGTGTGCTAAGTGGGAAAGGATGTGCGGTCGCGCAGACAACCAGGAGGTTGGCTTAGAAGCAGCCATCCTTGAAAGAGTGCGTAATAGCTCACTGGTCAAGTGATCGTGCGCCGACAATGTAGCGGGGCTCAAGTACACCGCCGAAGCCGCGGACCCACAGCGTTGCTCCCTTCACCGTGCGCCGTTGCGCGTGTGGTGGCAGGGGCTGTGGGTGGTAGGGGAGCGTCCTGCACCGGGGGAAGCGTCTGGGTGACCGGGCGTGGACGGTGCGGGAGTGAGAATGCAGGCATGAGTAGCGATACTAGGGTGAGAAGCCCTAGCGCCGAATGACCAAGGGTTCCAGGGCCAGGCTAGTCCGCCCTGGGTGAGTCGGGACCTAAGGCGAGGCCGACAGGCGTAGTCGATGGATGACGGGTTGATATTCCCGTACCGGCGAAGCACCGCCCATGCTGACGCGCGGGTGCTAACCCACGCCCAGCCACCACGTAAGCCCTCAACTCGGGTCTTCGGACCTGGTGGGGGTTGTGGTGGTGGGGTCTGGGGATCCTCCGTGCAGGTAGGCAAGCGTGTTAACAGGGGTGACGCACAGTGGTAGCCCGGCGGACCTGATGGCTTGGTCCGTTCAAGCGCGCAGCCCGTCCTCCAGGTAAATCCGGGGTGACGACCCATTTGGTTGGGTGAGGGTGAGGCGTGATGGTGACCCCACGCTGGTGGGGGATAGCAGGGTGATCCTGGGGTGCCGAGAAAAGCCTCGACGCGATGGTGCCAGCCGCCCGTACCCTAAACCGACACAGGTGGTCGGGCAGAGTATGCCTAGGCGCACGAGTGAATCATGGTTAAGGAACTCGGCAAAATGCCCCCGTAACTTCGGGAGAAGGGGGGCCCGATTCCCTGAAGCCCCGTCGCGGGCTAGGGGGGTGGGTCGCAGAGACCAGGGGGAAGCGACTGTTTACTAAAAACACAGGTCCGTGCGAAGCCGTAAGGCGATGTATACGGACTGACGCCTGCCCGGTGCTGGAAGGTTAAGAGGAACCATCAACCCTTCGGGGTGAAGTGGTGAATTTAAGCCCCAGTAAACGGCGGTGGTAACTATAACCATCCTAAGGTAGCGAAATTCCTTGTCGGGTAAGTTCCGACCTGCACGAATGGCGTAACGACTTCCCCGCTGTCTCAACCATGAGCTCGGCGAAATTGCAGTACGAGTAAAGATGCTCGTTTCGCGCAGAAGGACGGAAAGACCCCGGGACCTTTACTACAGCTTGGTATTGGCGCCCGCTATAGCTTGTGCAGGATAGGTGGGAGACTGTGAAGCCGTCACGCCAGTGGTGGTGGAGTCGTCCTTGAAATACCACTCTGGTTATGGCGTGCGCCTGAACCTGGGCCCGTGATCCGGGTTAGGGACAGTGCCTGGTGGGTAGTTTAACTGGGGCGGTTGCCTCCTAAAGTGTAACGGAGGCGCTCAAAGGTTCCCTCAGCCTGGTCGGCAACCAGGTGTTGAGTGCAAGTGCACAAGGGAGCTTGACTGTGAGACCGACGGGTCGAGCAGGTACGAAAGTAGGAACTAGTGATCCGGCGATCCCGTGTGGGTGGGTCGTCGCTCAACGGATAAAAGGTACCCCGGGGATAACAGGCTGATCCTGCCCAAGAGTCCATATCGACGGCATGGTTTGGCACCTCGATGTCGGCTCGTCGCATCCTGGGGCTGGAGCAGGTCCCAAGGGTTGGGCTGTTCGCCCATTAAAGCGGTACGCGAGCTGGGTTTAGAACGTCGTGAGACAGTTCGGTCCCTATCCTCTGCGCGCGCAGGAGACTTGAGAAGGCCTGTCCCTAGTACGAGAGGACCGGGACGGACGAACCTCTGGTGTGCCAGTTGTCCCGCCCGGGGCACGGCTGGTTGGCTACGTTCGGGAAGGGTAACCGCTGAAAGCATCTAAGCGGGAAACCATCTTCAAGATAAGGTCTCCACAACGACACTCCGGTGTTGTTGGTAGGCCCCCAGCAGACTACTGGGTTGATAGGCCAGAAGTGGAAGACCGGTAACGGTTGGAGCTGACTGGTACTAATAGGCCAACACAAACAACAACCCCCACCACAACCATCAAACCCTTGGTGGCGAGAAGGGGGGGGTGCACACAGGTGCGGAAGCGTCCACTATACGGTCCACAACCAACCCAACCCGGCCGGCAGCCAGCCACAACCGTGAATAGAGCACACCACACACGTATGGCGACGGTTCCTGCACTGCCTAACCAGTCGTCTCGGTTGTCACAGCGACAGGGACACGCCCGGACCCATCCCGAACCCGGAAGCTAAGCCTGACAGCGCCGATGGTACTGCACCCGCCAGGGTGCGGGAGAGTAGGACACCACCGAGCACACACCACCCGCGGGGCTTATGAGATCCATCCCGGATCTCATAAGCCCCGCGTCGTTGTTTATGGCTGCTCTCAGCAGTTGCACGCCGGAGGCCGCCTCTATTCCCTGAGTTGGCTCATTTAGTGTCGTGGTGGATGTTGTTGAGGGCTTGGATGAGGTCGGGTGGGAGTGGGTCGGCGGCTGTGAGGGTGTGTCCGGTGATGTTGATGGTGATGGTGCGGTAGCGGCGGGCGGTGGTGATCAGGCGTCTGATGGACCAGCCGGTGGTGTTCTCCAGCCATCGGGCCATGGCCAGGGCGGCGGTGACGATGGTCAGGTGGGCCTCGATGGACTGGCGCAGGTGGTGGTAGATGGGGCGTGCTCTCAGGTCGGACTTGGACATGCGGAAGGACTTCTCGATGTTGTACAGGCGGTGGTAGGCACCGATGACCGTCTCGGGGTCGGGGTTGGGCAGGTTGGTGACGTATCCCTTCCACCCGGCCAGGGTCCGGGCCCGTGTCTCCAGGTCGCGGTTGATGCTCCTGGTGGCGCCGGACAGGTGCACGAAGCGGTTGCGTTTGACGGGGATCTTTCCTGCGACGGCTTTCTCGGCCTTGGCGACCTGGGTGTCGATCCCGTGTAGCGTGCGTCGGGCCCTGTCGGCGCTGTAGCGGTAGCAGATGGTCTCGTCACGGCGCTGGTCGCTGGCTCCGGCGGGCCAGGGCTGGGTCAGGGTCAGCCCGTCGGGGACGTCCTGGTCGGGGTGGCTGTCGTGCCAGGAGCTGATCACGTGGGGGACGCGTGAGGTGCGTGAGCCCAGCACGTAAGACAGGCCGGCTGCCTCCAGGGCCTGCTTGTTGGCGGCGCCGATCATCCCGGCGTCGGCGACGACCACCACGTCGTCGAGGTTGTAGGCGTTCATGAAGTCGTTGATCGTCGGGATCATGGTGGCGGTCTCGGCCTTGTTGCCCTCAAAGGCCTCGGCCCGTAGAGGGAACCCGGTCTCGTCGGTGAGCAGCCCTACCGTGATCTGCGGCTCCAGGCGTCTTTCCTTCGAGAAGCCTGGCTCGCGGAAACCGTCGGCCTTGTCGGTCTCGAAGTACAGGGTCGTCACGTCGAACAGGACCAGCGAGGCCCGGTCGATGCGGGCGCGTCCGGCCAGCAGGCGCGACAGGCCCCGGGTGAACTCCTCAGCGGCGTAGCGGGGCAGATGACGCTTGACCGTGGCGTAGGACACCGGCGTCAGACCTGCCTCGGCCAGGACCCGCAGGGAGTCCTGCTTGCTGGTCGGCTCGATCAGCCTGGCGGTAACGAGCTGGCGGAAGACCTCGTCAGCACCACCGAGCCCGTCCAGGCCCACTGCCTTCCAAGCCGCTTCCAGCGTCTCCAGGAGCACTCCCATCCGGTTGGAGGTGATCGGCGCTACGCGCCCGGCCCCAGCCAGCGCCTGCGGTCCCTTTCCCCCGACGTCCGCACCGTTCAGGCCCGGCAGGTCAAGGCCGAGCTGGCCAGCGTTGAGACGCTGCCT includes the following:
- a CDS encoding MFS transporter, yielding MSGTRETAETPGDAPRAPEGGGAPPSAGTRVSTMGWLSFFTMFVIGTDTFLVAPLLPLLQRELDVPLSRAGWLVSAYALGYALFALVAGPVSDRHDRRRVILSGLAAFALLTCACGLAWSFWSMVAARFLAGVSAAFVSSQIWASIPMTVPRPSIIRVMGYATAGLAVAQVAGVPIGSYLSVRGWQLPFFVVAAVSVVLWGLLCVAFPHVRPAGDPPDVVGSYRRVFGSRVLSWSLLAYLVFQTGNYVSFSFIGSWLAKDFGASQTSIGKAMMMIGLGTALGSLLGPRLVARIGERRSLWTGVLAQGAFYLLAAAMPVIVPTMWGAVVAFAAALVVAGFLLPVLMGQLQAHAGQARGTVSSLSNTAMYLGATIAGAIGGGLLSRVPGFWGPSVVSAAAFLLAIAVYRIAGALAPE
- a CDS encoding NAD(P)-dependent oxidoreductase; protein product: MGRPTGEKDKTIRDDQGRSMSQLTVAVLGTGIMGSAMARNIAGAGHAVRAWNRTISRAQPLADDGIEVAPTAAAAVEGADVVITMLFDGAAVAEIMRETAPAMRPGAAWLQMTTVGPDDITALAAIAESAGVLFYDSPVSGTRQPAESGTLVIMTAGPTSGRDLVTPVLDAVGSRTVWTGDDGAAATSTRLKLVVNSWVIAVSNAAGEIVTLAQAIGVPPAQFFEVLDGGGLDLPFLRIKADLVERNALSPANFAVDTSGKDAHLILDLARGAGLCLDGMEAFSARLDRVAAAGHAHEDMAASYLAGLKDGESA
- a CDS encoding OPT family oligopeptide transporter produces the protein MSTTSTTSTTSTTSTTGSAPAEPSSTGSSPVKELTIRGIIIGGVITLVFTAANVYLGLKVGLTFATSIPAAVISMAILRRFSDHTIQENNIVQTIASAAGTLSAIIFVLPGLIIVGWWTGFPYLQTVLVIILGGILGVTYSIPLRRALVTNSDLPYPEGVAGAEVLRVGDTSEGAEESRRGLGIIVRGSVASAALYFLNALRAISVEISGVFRVGSGATMMGTSLSLALAGVGHLVGIGVGIAMIVGLLISYGVLLPVRTWGGAASATDLADFVSTTFASEVRIVGAGAIAIAAIWTFLKILGPIASGIRESLASSAKRDAGQEIPLTERDLSMKTVIGVTVGSMLPIGVLLWLFLHGTSMAHHTAGLIIASILFILLTGLVVASVCGYMAGLIGSSNSPISGVGILVAVSAAALVRTIATSSSPDDVRTLVAYTLFVTAVVFGVATISNDNLQDLKTGQLVDSTPWKQQVALVIGVVFGAIVIPPVLSLMQGAFGFAGAPDAGPNALAAPQANLIKHLVQGVLGGDLNWSLLGLGALIGAVVIAIDEILRRNSKYSLPPLAVGMGMYLPTGVTVMIPIGAALGHFYDRWAQRTANPERAKRMGTLMATGLIVGESLAGVIYAGIVVAFGGKEDPLAIMPEGFAGVAPWVGVVLFVGTLWYLYRGARQESTRD
- the ppgK gene encoding polyphosphate--glucose phosphotransferase; the encoded protein is MTSTAQAVSVACGIDIGGSGVKSALVDLTTGTFIGERVRIDTPEESTPAAVTEVCRELLERLQVAADVPVGVALPAPIVHGIVPFIANLDKSWTGVNLTQLMREHLGRPVTGLNDADAAGMAEVAFGAAKDVPGTIIVTTLGTGIGSAVVVDGTLVPNTELGHLEIDGYDAESRASAGQRTAQDLSWKKWAKRLQRYYSHVEMLFSPDLFVVGGGVSRKHEKYLPLLDLKTPIVPAQLLNTAGIVGAAYQASRATVA
- a CDS encoding IS1634 family transposase, coding for MSPYVRAVRTASGARAVQIVYSSRKGARSIEHIGSAHDDAELAALKEVARQRLNAGQLGLDLPGLNGADVGGKGPQALAGAGRVAPITSNRMGVLLETLEAAWKAVGLDGLGGADEVFRQLVTARLIEPTSKQDSLRVLAEAGLTPVSYATVKRHLPRYAAEEFTRGLSRLLAGRARIDRASLVLFDVTTLYFETDKADGFREPGFSKERRLEPQITVGLLTDETGFPLRAEAFEGNKAETATMIPTINDFMNAYNLDDVVVVADAGMIGAANKQALEAAGLSYVLGSRTSRVPHVISSWHDSHPDQDVPDGLTLTQPWPAGASDQRRDETICYRYSADRARRTLHGIDTQVAKAEKAVAGKIPVKRNRFVHLSGATRSINRDLETRARTLAGWKGYVTNLPNPDPETVIGAYHRLYNIEKSFRMSKSDLRARPIYHHLRQSIEAHLTIVTAALAMARWLENTTGWSIRRLITTARRYRTITINITGHTLTAADPLPPDLIQALNNIHHDTK